A stretch of the Methanofollis sp. genome encodes the following:
- a CDS encoding beta-ribofuranosylaminobenzene 5'-phosphate synthase, which translates to MASFNIAGKLRELEKDVGTLSPMQKILLGTDGSVTTLLENVLGCEVTVQTLSQEVVPADERVAASLGIRAGEAVNHRIVTLNEKESGKALLYAASDTPLSRLDPSFKDDLMRADIPIGRIMQKHRIEARRELDDVRMCRAGTGISGVFGIFRHEPLLSRRYRIITRGEPLIAIRETFPYCNFTDEARVIVEAPARIHMTLIDMNGSSGRVDGGIGLSVEDPAVVVEAKKSDGLTVRGEGESAERVKKTAEKVLAALGVRGGAEITLHRTYPGHIGLGSGTQIALATARALTALYRPMDVREIAAIAGRGGTSGIGTAAFESGGFIIDGGHSFGPSGEKSDFRPSAASGGVRPAPVLFRHPVPENWQILLATPAIPEGANGKAEVDIFRQYCPVPIGDVQALCHTVLMQMLPGIVEKDLDLFGTAVNAIQGLGFKRVEHSLQPPLIHDLVAALRATDAAGVGLSSFGPTVYAIGDTGMQDALGAAEEAMVETGGTAFLTRARNRGAEVRASP; encoded by the coding sequence CGGGAACTGGAGAAGGATGTCGGCACTCTCTCGCCGATGCAGAAGATCCTTCTCGGCACCGACGGTTCCGTGACCACTCTTCTGGAAAACGTGCTGGGCTGTGAGGTGACGGTGCAGACGCTCTCGCAGGAGGTGGTGCCTGCCGACGAACGCGTGGCGGCATCCCTCGGTATCCGTGCAGGAGAAGCGGTCAACCACCGGATCGTGACCCTGAACGAGAAGGAGAGCGGGAAGGCACTCCTGTACGCGGCGTCCGACACCCCGCTCTCCCGCCTCGACCCCTCATTCAAGGACGACCTGATGCGGGCTGACATCCCGATCGGGCGGATCATGCAGAAGCACCGGATCGAGGCGCGGCGCGAACTCGATGACGTGCGGATGTGCCGGGCAGGCACCGGCATCAGCGGCGTCTTCGGCATCTTCCGCCACGAACCCCTCCTCTCCCGCAGGTATCGGATCATCACCCGCGGAGAACCCCTGATCGCCATCAGGGAAACTTTCCCGTACTGCAACTTCACCGACGAGGCCAGGGTGATCGTGGAGGCCCCGGCACGGATCCATATGACCCTCATCGACATGAACGGGAGTTCGGGGAGGGTCGACGGCGGGATCGGCCTCTCGGTCGAGGACCCGGCCGTCGTCGTCGAGGCGAAAAAGAGCGACGGACTCACGGTGAGAGGAGAGGGGGAGAGCGCGGAGAGAGTGAAAAAGACCGCAGAAAAAGTCCTTGCCGCCCTCGGCGTCCGGGGAGGCGCCGAGATCACGCTCCACCGCACCTATCCCGGACACATCGGCCTCGGCAGCGGCACCCAGATCGCCCTCGCCACCGCCCGCGCCCTCACCGCCCTGTACCGGCCCATGGATGTCAGGGAGATCGCGGCGATCGCCGGGAGAGGCGGGACGTCGGGGATCGGGACCGCGGCATTCGAGTCGGGCGGCTTCATCATCGACGGCGGGCACAGTTTCGGCCCCTCGGGAGAGAAGTCGGACTTCAGGCCGTCGGCGGCCTCAGGCGGCGTGAGGCCCGCCCCCGTACTCTTCAGGCACCCCGTCCCCGAGAACTGGCAGATCCTCCTCGCCACCCCCGCCATTCCCGAGGGCGCGAACGGGAAGGCCGAGGTCGACATCTTCAGGCAGTACTGCCCGGTGCCCATCGGCGACGTGCAGGCGCTCTGCCACACGGTGCTGATGCAAATGCTCCCCGGCATCGTTGAGAAAGACCTCGACCTCTTCGGGACGGCGGTGAACGCGATCCAGGGCCTCGGGTTCAAACGTGTCGAACACAGCCTCCAGCCCCCTCTCATCCACGACCTCGTCGCCGCACTCAGGGCGACCGACGCCGCAGGAGTCGGCCTGAGTTCCTTCGGCCCGACTGTCTACGCGATCGGGGACACCGGCATGCAGGACGCCCTCGGGGCCGCGGAGGAGGCGATGGTAGAGACCGGCGGGACGGCGTTCCTCACCCGCGCCCGGAACCGCGGGGCGGAGGTCAGGGCATCCCCCTGA